One genomic region from Gammaproteobacteria bacterium encodes:
- a CDS encoding WxcM-like domain-containing protein translates to MGIQNCKLIELPKIADPRGNLSFIEGGIHIPFDIKRAFYLYDVPGGSDRGAHAHKNLHQFIVAMSGSFDVVLDDGQQQQRFHMNRSYYGLYVCPMMWSFLDNFSSGAVCMVLASARYDEADYIRNHEEFLSLARRNL, encoded by the coding sequence ATGGGGATTCAAAATTGCAAGCTGATTGAACTGCCGAAGATAGCCGATCCGCGAGGGAATTTAAGCTTTATTGAAGGCGGGATCCACATTCCCTTCGATATAAAACGCGCTTTCTATTTGTACGATGTTCCCGGTGGCTCTGATCGGGGCGCACATGCGCATAAGAACTTGCATCAATTCATCGTTGCCATGTCGGGCAGTTTTGACGTGGTGCTTGACGATGGCCAGCAGCAGCAACGATTTCATATGAACCGCTCATATTATGGGCTATATGTTTGCCCCATGATGTGGAGCTTCCTGGATAATTTTTCCTCGGGTGCGGTGTGTATGGTGCTTGCTTCGGCTCGTTATGATGAAGCTGATTACATCAGGAATCACGAAGAGTTCTTAAGCTTGGCCAGGCGCAACTTATGA
- a CDS encoding DegT/DnrJ/EryC1/StrS family aminotransferase — translation MSIPFLELKAPHEELRAGLREALERVLDSGWYILGDEVAQFEQEFAGYCESRHCIGVGNGLDALHLILRAYGIGAGDEVIVPSNTYIATWLAASHAGATPVPVEPDERTYNIDPARIEAAITLRTRAIIAVHLYGQPADMDAINAIAKKHGLKVIEDAAQAHGARYKGRRVGALGDAAGFSFYPGKNLGAIGDGGAVTTNDEGLAARIRVLGNYGSRVKYHNETQGYNSRLDELQAAFLRVKLRCLDEWNSRRTRFAAEYRELLAEGDLTLPHVPIWAEPVWHLFVVRHEERDALQKWLGDGGIGSMIHYPVPPHLQPAYVQLGYGRGDFAVAERLADTVLSLPIGPHISSAQGAEIGKRLDLFGLRQM, via the coding sequence ATGAGTATCCCCTTTCTTGAGTTGAAAGCGCCTCACGAAGAATTGCGCGCCGGGTTGCGGGAAGCGCTGGAGCGCGTGCTGGATTCCGGCTGGTATATCCTCGGCGATGAGGTGGCGCAGTTCGAGCAGGAATTTGCGGGCTACTGCGAAAGCAGGCATTGCATAGGTGTGGGCAATGGTCTGGATGCATTGCACCTGATCCTGCGCGCTTATGGCATAGGCGCCGGCGATGAGGTGATCGTGCCTTCCAATACTTATATCGCGACATGGCTGGCGGCCAGCCATGCGGGTGCGACACCTGTTCCGGTCGAGCCGGACGAGCGTACCTATAACATCGATCCCGCGCGCATAGAAGCCGCGATCACCCTGCGCACCAGGGCTATCATCGCCGTGCATTTGTATGGGCAGCCTGCGGACATGGATGCGATCAACGCAATCGCAAAAAAACATGGGTTGAAGGTGATTGAAGACGCTGCCCAGGCGCATGGTGCGAGGTATAAGGGGCGGCGGGTCGGCGCATTGGGGGATGCGGCAGGCTTCAGTTTTTATCCCGGAAAAAATCTGGGCGCTATAGGCGATGGTGGAGCCGTGACTACCAACGATGAGGGCCTGGCAGCGAGAATACGTGTGCTGGGAAATTATGGCTCGCGTGTGAAATATCACAATGAGACACAAGGATATAACTCGCGTCTGGATGAGTTGCAGGCCGCGTTCCTGCGCGTGAAGCTGCGGTGTCTGGATGAATGGAATTCCCGGCGCACAAGATTTGCTGCTGAATATAGGGAGCTGCTGGCAGAGGGTGATTTAACGCTACCTCATGTACCAATCTGGGCTGAGCCAGTGTGGCATTTGTTTGTGGTGCGTCATGAGGAACGGGATGCGTTGCAGAAGTGGCTGGGAGACGGCGGCATCGGCTCGATGATTCATTATCCGGTCCCACCCCATCTACAACCGGCCTACGTGCAACTTGGATATGGCCGGGGCGATTTTGCGGTGGCGGAGCGATTGGCGGATACGGTGTTGAGCCTGCCTATCGGGCCGCATATTTCTTCTGCGCAGGGTGCCGAAATCGGAAAAAGACTGGATCTGTTTGGACTGCGCCAGATGTGA
- a CDS encoding methyltransferase domain-containing protein, with protein sequence MNCRHCHTPLEHVFLDLGFAPPSNAYLGAADLRKPERYYPLKLHVCEHCWLVQTEDYAQADELFSHDYAYFSSVSQSWLEHAARYAQMIISRLGLGKDSLVIEVASNDGYLLKNFVAAGIPCLGIEPTASTAAAAEHIGIPVLREFFGTTLAKRLASEGRQVDLIAGNNVYAHVPDINDFTAGLKAALKPGGTITLEFPHLMRLIEHTQFDTVYHEHFSYLSLYTVCRIFAAAGLRVFDAEELPTHGGSLRIYGCHGGDERVTAEAVKHLLDEEARRGMRALDVYRDFQPRADRVKNDLVAFLIEQQRAGKSVAAYGAAAKGNTLLNYAGIKPDLLSYVCDAAPSKQGKYLPGAHIPVLPPTALRERKPDVVLVLPWNIADEVVSQQACVREWGGRFFVAVPELKVI encoded by the coding sequence TTGAACTGCCGTCACTGCCACACACCGCTGGAACATGTTTTCCTCGATCTTGGTTTCGCGCCGCCGTCGAATGCCTATCTCGGTGCCGCAGACCTGCGGAAGCCGGAGCGTTACTACCCGCTCAAGCTTCACGTTTGCGAACATTGCTGGCTGGTGCAAACCGAAGATTATGCGCAAGCCGATGAATTGTTCAGCCACGATTACGCGTATTTTTCTTCGGTGTCGCAAAGCTGGCTGGAGCATGCCGCGCGTTATGCGCAGATGATCATTTCCCGGCTCGGGCTGGGCAAGGATAGCCTGGTCATCGAGGTGGCATCCAACGATGGTTATCTGCTCAAAAATTTTGTAGCGGCAGGGATCCCTTGCCTGGGTATCGAACCCACGGCCAGCACGGCGGCGGCGGCCGAGCATATCGGCATCCCGGTGCTGCGCGAATTCTTCGGCACGACATTGGCCAAACGCCTTGCCTCCGAAGGCAGGCAGGTCGATCTCATTGCGGGCAATAACGTCTATGCCCACGTGCCGGACATCAACGATTTCACCGCCGGTCTCAAGGCAGCGCTCAAACCGGGTGGCACGATCACGCTGGAGTTCCCGCATCTCATGCGCCTGATCGAGCATACCCAGTTCGACACCGTGTATCACGAGCATTTTTCCTACCTGTCCTTGTACACGGTATGTCGCATATTCGCCGCTGCGGGTTTGCGGGTGTTTGATGCGGAAGAGTTGCCCACCCATGGCGGCAGCCTGCGCATCTATGGTTGCCATGGCGGCGATGAGCGGGTCACAGCAGAGGCGGTGAAGCACCTGCTTGACGAGGAAGCGCGTCGTGGCATGAGAGCGCTTGATGTCTATCGCGATTTCCAGCCGCGTGCAGATCGGGTGAAGAACGATCTGGTAGCTTTCCTGATCGAGCAGCAGCGCGCCGGTAAATCTGTCGCTGCTTACGGCGCTGCGGCCAAAGGTAATACCCTGCTCAACTATGCCGGGATCAAGCCGGATCTGTTGTCTTATGTTTGCGATGCGGCGCCTTCCAAACAAGGGAAATATCTTCCCGGCGCACACATTCCTGTTTTGCCGCCCACAGCATTGCGTGAACGCAAACCCGATGTGGTGCTGGTTCTGCCGTGGAACATCGCGGATGAAGTCGTATCCCAGCAAGCCTGCGTGCGGGAATGGGGCGGGAGATTCTTTGTGGCTGTACCGGAATTGAAAGTCATTTGA
- a CDS encoding DegT/DnrJ/EryC1/StrS family aminotransferase → MSRIHYTKPSITELEIRYATDAATHGWGERCYEYIGRFENLFREHLGVNYAIATSSCTGAMHMGLAALGVGPGDEVILGDTNWIASAAPITYLGARPVFVDVLPDSWCIDPAKIEAAITPRTRAIIAVHLYGNLCELDALFAIGKKYGIPVIEDAAEAIGSQWRGKRAGALGAFGTFSFHGTKTLTTGEGGMFVTQDEALYEKVLTLSNHGRARGQTKQFWPDVVGFKYKMSNIQAAIGCAQMERIDELIAGKRRIFEYYAERLRNLPLQMNPEPQGTVNGYWMPTIVADAGTEFDREAILAAFKADEIDGRVFFWPLSMLPMFERQPEHVVSYGLYPRALNLPTYHDLTAAEMDRVVSVLAGMLGR, encoded by the coding sequence ATGTCCCGCATCCATTACACCAAGCCGTCGATTACCGAACTGGAAATCCGTTACGCCACTGATGCCGCGACCCATGGCTGGGGCGAGCGCTGCTACGAATATATCGGACGTTTCGAGAATTTGTTCCGCGAACATCTCGGCGTGAACTACGCCATCGCCACGTCGAGCTGCACCGGCGCGATGCACATGGGGCTTGCCGCGCTGGGCGTGGGGCCGGGTGATGAAGTGATACTCGGCGATACCAACTGGATTGCCTCCGCCGCGCCCATCACCTATCTGGGCGCCAGACCGGTGTTCGTGGACGTGCTGCCCGACTCCTGGTGCATAGACCCGGCGAAGATCGAGGCCGCCATCACTCCGCGCACCAGGGCGATCATCGCCGTGCATCTGTATGGCAACCTGTGCGAGCTGGATGCGTTGTTCGCCATCGGCAAGAAGTACGGCATTCCGGTGATCGAAGATGCGGCCGAAGCCATAGGCTCACAGTGGCGCGGCAAACGTGCGGGAGCTCTGGGCGCCTTCGGCACGTTCTCGTTTCACGGCACCAAGACGCTGACCACTGGCGAAGGCGGCATGTTCGTCACGCAGGATGAGGCGCTGTATGAGAAGGTGCTTACTCTGAGCAACCATGGCCGTGCGCGCGGGCAGACGAAACAATTCTGGCCGGATGTGGTGGGCTTCAAATACAAGATGTCGAACATACAGGCCGCCATCGGCTGCGCGCAGATGGAGCGCATAGATGAGCTCATCGCGGGCAAGCGGCGCATATTCGAATACTATGCGGAGCGTTTGCGCAATTTGCCGTTGCAGATGAATCCGGAGCCGCAAGGCACGGTGAACGGCTACTGGATGCCGACAATTGTGGCCGATGCCGGAACGGAATTCGACCGCGAGGCGATACTTGCCGCGTTCAAGGCGGACGAGATAGACGGGCGGGTATTTTTCTGGCCGTTAAGCATGCTGCCCATGTTCGAACGTCAGCCGGAGCATGTCGTGAGCTACGGCCTGTACCCGCGCGCGCTCAATCTGCCGACGTATCATGACCTGACCGCTGCGGAGATGGATCGGGTGGTGTCGGTGCTGGCCGGAATGCTTGGCCGCTAG